In candidate division KSB1 bacterium, the following are encoded in one genomic region:
- a CDS encoding hydroxymethylglutaryl-CoA reductase: protein MLIPSLVLKQLYTFGSLKNVEGGVKFSLKNRLSDATLIGIDKIKIDGKETPQQALSLDLGNNHTLTLDQISSKNPLDFPLRKTLDIVARIEALAEGKHHIEIDFETRQFGKLTLKADDAISAAAENLFRIPRQLEDDYAPEIIRQRQRFVEQFTGAKLTHVTKFSFDPHLAKGNCEHFTGVAQVPLGLAGPLKINGEHAQGEFLIPLATSEGTLVASYNRGMKLLNLCGGVKCSVVGDAMQRAPVFVFTDARAAREFVKWVETNMAKIREEAEATSSVARLQYIDPYLASKFVFLRFNFTTGDAAGQNMVGRATFAACSWILDTYNGIQHFYLESNFATDKKASQINIMRTRGKRVTAEAVIKRDALIQHMRVEPESLAYHNGIANVGAILSGANNNGLHSANAITAMFIATGQDVANVAESSAGLIYTELTPERDLYISITIPSLIVATYGGGTGLATQRECLELLGCYGKGKVNKLAEIVTGAVLAGEISLAAAISSSDWVSSHEKYGRNR from the coding sequence ATGTTGATTCCCAGTCTCGTGCTCAAACAGCTCTACACCTTCGGCAGCTTGAAAAACGTCGAGGGCGGCGTAAAATTCTCGCTCAAAAACCGTCTGAGCGATGCCACCTTGATCGGCATTGACAAAATTAAAATCGACGGCAAGGAGACGCCACAACAGGCCTTGTCGTTAGACCTGGGCAACAACCACACTCTCACGCTCGATCAAATCTCCTCAAAAAATCCGCTGGATTTTCCGCTGCGGAAAACGCTCGATATTGTGGCGCGGATCGAGGCGCTGGCCGAAGGCAAGCATCATATCGAAATTGATTTCGAAACCAGGCAATTCGGCAAATTGACTTTAAAGGCCGATGATGCCATTTCCGCGGCAGCGGAAAATCTGTTTCGGATTCCGCGCCAGCTCGAGGATGATTACGCCCCTGAAATTATCCGCCAGCGGCAAAGGTTTGTCGAGCAATTTACCGGCGCGAAATTGACGCACGTGACGAAATTTTCTTTCGACCCGCATCTTGCCAAAGGCAATTGTGAGCATTTTACCGGCGTGGCGCAAGTGCCGCTGGGCCTGGCCGGGCCGCTGAAAATCAACGGTGAGCATGCGCAGGGTGAGTTTCTCATTCCGCTGGCGACTTCGGAAGGCACGCTGGTGGCCTCATACAATCGCGGGATGAAACTGCTGAATTTGTGCGGCGGGGTCAAATGCAGCGTCGTCGGTGATGCCATGCAGCGTGCCCCGGTTTTTGTTTTTACCGATGCCCGCGCCGCCCGCGAGTTCGTGAAATGGGTCGAGACCAACATGGCGAAAATCCGCGAGGAGGCGGAGGCGACTTCAAGCGTGGCCAGGCTGCAATACATCGATCCGTACCTGGCGAGCAAGTTTGTTTTTCTGCGCTTCAATTTTACCACCGGCGACGCCGCCGGGCAAAACATGGTCGGGCGCGCCACCTTTGCGGCGTGCAGTTGGATACTCGACACCTACAACGGCATTCAGCATTTTTATCTCGAATCGAATTTTGCCACCGACAAAAAAGCTTCGCAGATCAACATCATGCGCACGCGCGGCAAGCGCGTCACGGCCGAAGCGGTGATCAAACGCGATGCACTCATTCAGCACATGCGGGTGGAGCCGGAGAGCTTGGCTTATCACAACGGCATCGCCAACGTCGGCGCTATTCTCTCCGGCGCCAACAACAACGGTTTGCATTCGGCCAATGCGATCACCGCGATGTTTATTGCCACCGGCCAGGACGTGGCGAATGTCGCGGAATCGTCGGCGGGCCTTATCTACACCGAGCTGACGCCCGAACGCGATTTGTACATCTCGATCACGATTCCATCCTTGATCGTGGCAACTTATGGCGGCGGCACCGGCCTGGCAACGCAGCGCGAGTGTCTGGAGTTGTTGGGATGTTATGGAAAGGGCAAGGTCAACAAACTGGCGGAAATTGTTACGGGTGCGGTGTTGGCGGGGGAAATCTCCTTGGCCGCGGCAATTTCTTCTTCGGATTGGGTGTCGAGCCACGAAAAGTATGGGAGAAATCGCTAA
- a CDS encoding Rpn family recombination-promoting nuclease/putative transposase: MKTDSFFYRFFSEFPQAFFVLIGEDGQKSRNYKFTSVEVKEQAFRFDAVFLPAMSADHLYFVEVQFRNDPELYSKMFAEIYLYLRQHKPPNDWRTVVVFPNESFDPGVHRHSREFFESGRLKRVYLNRLPPADLERFPLSLLRIVTESNQELAAAVEKIAKQLPREIPDPKQQEEIVDLLVSFLMSRLTGLSRKEIEKMFDDLLANRKQSRAYQEIAQEVALEVTKQVTQDVTQELTQQFIKKEIENKRAIALAMLKKKMSVALISELTGLSQKEVLALSKSLRKPAKSRNHKASQKF, translated from the coding sequence ATGAAAACCGACTCATTTTTTTATCGCTTTTTCTCTGAATTTCCGCAAGCGTTCTTTGTCTTGATCGGCGAAGACGGGCAGAAATCACGGAATTACAAATTTACTTCCGTCGAAGTCAAAGAGCAAGCGTTTCGATTCGACGCCGTCTTTTTGCCCGCTATGAGCGCCGACCATCTTTATTTTGTCGAGGTCCAGTTCCGAAACGATCCCGAACTTTATTCCAAGATGTTCGCTGAAATCTATCTGTATCTGCGGCAACATAAACCGCCGAATGATTGGCGAACAGTGGTCGTTTTTCCCAACGAATCGTTCGATCCAGGCGTTCACCGACATTCCCGAGAGTTTTTTGAGAGCGGCAGGCTGAAACGTGTCTACTTGAACCGATTGCCGCCGGCAGATCTTGAACGCTTTCCATTAAGCTTATTGCGAATCGTAACGGAATCGAATCAGGAATTGGCTGCCGCCGTTGAAAAAATTGCCAAACAGTTGCCCAGGGAAATTCCTGATCCGAAACAACAAGAAGAAATAGTCGATTTGCTTGTCAGCTTTTTGATGAGTCGATTAACCGGCCTTTCCAGAAAGGAGATAGAAAAAATGTTTGATGATTTACTTGCAAACCGTAAGCAGTCGCGGGCTTATCAGGAAATTGCGCAAGAAGTTGCCCTGGAGGTTACCAAGCAAGTCACTCAGGATGTTACGCAAGAACTAACTCAGCAGTTTATCAAAAAGGAAATCGAAAATAAACGCGCGATCGCCCTTGCGATGCTCAAAAAGAAAATGAGCGTTGCGCTCATCTCCGAGTTGACCGGCCTTTCGCAAAAAGAAGTTTTGGCGCTTAGCAAAAGCCTGAGAAAGCCGGCAAAATCAAGGAATCATAAAGCTTCTCAAAAGTTTTGA
- a CDS encoding redoxin domain-containing protein: MPKVQLNTPAPDFTLLDVNDQSVRLADFRGRKNVVLVFNRGFLUPFCAEHMAQLRRDYDAFVKRETEILVVGPESKKLFQDYWANHQLPFVGLPDPEHRVLKLYGQEVRLFKLGRMPAQVIIDRQGVVRVAHYGHSMSDIPRNSEVLAWLDQLNREAPAEEK, encoded by the coding sequence ATGCCGAAAGTTCAATTAAACACCCCGGCGCCGGATTTCACATTATTGGATGTCAACGATCAATCCGTGCGGCTCGCCGATTTTCGCGGCAGGAAAAACGTGGTGTTGGTTTTCAATCGCGGTTTTCTGTGACCCTTCTGCGCCGAGCACATGGCGCAGTTGCGCCGCGATTATGATGCCTTTGTGAAACGGGAAACCGAGATTCTTGTGGTGGGGCCGGAGAGCAAAAAACTTTTTCAGGATTATTGGGCGAATCACCAACTGCCGTTTGTTGGTTTGCCCGATCCCGAGCATCGCGTGCTCAAGCTGTACGGCCAGGAAGTCCGCTTATTCAAACTCGGCCGCATGCCGGCGCAGGTGATCATTGACCGCCAGGGTGTGGTGCGTGTGGCGCACTACGGCCACTCGATGAGTGACATCCCGCGCAACAGCGAAGTTTTAGCTTGGTTGGATCAACTCAATCGAGAAGCGCCTGCCGAGGAGAAATGA
- a CDS encoding polyhydroxyalkanoate synthesis regulator DNA-binding domain-containing protein has protein sequence MSRTIKRYENRKLYDTEDRRYVSLEDIALLVRRGIDVQVVDNATGDDITTQTLTQVIFEEGKRGRNPLSKDVLHEVIRFGNTLIDGGIQQVRHGLNLLMPNSFNKLFNATSAADAENLKQLREKVESLEAIIKSLVNEKFADDSKTNK, from the coding sequence ATGAGCCGGACGATCAAACGTTACGAAAACAGAAAACTCTACGACACGGAAGATCGGCGATATGTTTCGTTGGAAGACATCGCCCTGCTCGTGCGCCGAGGCATTGACGTGCAAGTCGTGGACAACGCGACCGGCGACGACATCACCACGCAAACTCTGACGCAGGTGATTTTCGAGGAGGGCAAAAGGGGGCGCAATCCGTTGTCGAAAGACGTGCTGCACGAGGTGATTCGTTTCGGCAACACGCTGATTGACGGTGGCATTCAACAGGTGCGCCACGGTCTGAATCTGTTGATGCCCAATTCATTCAACAAACTTTTTAACGCGACGAGCGCCGCCGACGCGGAGAATCTGAAACAACTCCGAGAGAAAGTGGAATCTTTGGAAGCGATCATCAAAAGCTTGGTGAACGAGAAGTTTGCCGATGATTCCAAAACCAACAAGTAG
- a CDS encoding GMC family oxidoreductase, translating to MLSSAPFDYDYIIIGSGFGGSVAALRLAEKGYQVLVIEKGKWLTAKDFPTTNWNLKKWLWLPALRFFGLFKLTYFRHVAILSGVGVGGGSLVYANTLPVPTSKFFQAPSWAHLADWEKELQPFYQTALKMLGAAPSPRLEIGDRALLQLAREIGKKEHFSATTVGVYFGEPGVTVPDPYFNGKGPARTGCIFCGGCMLGCRHNAKNTLDKNYLYFAQQNGAKIQAEAEVYDVAPRDQSNGAAGYRIKWKSSTSLFFKKRGEYVCRGVVFAAGVLGTVKLLLKLRQTSLPRLSGKVGAGIRTNSESLIGVTALDKNKIFSEGIAIGSILHTDEHSHLEPVRYSAGSGFWRIFMSPLAYGSNFLTRMAKVAADLIKHPVQNLKAFCVDDWSKRSQILLFMQTLDSTLRFSRGLFGMKSSLENGKAPTAFIPQAQTLAERYAKIVNGKPTALSTETLLGIPTTAHILGGAVMGRDESEGVIDKDNRVFGYENMYVCDGAMISANPGVNPSLTIMALTERAMSKIPPRHANNVSQGS from the coding sequence ATGCTCTCCTCAGCCCCCTTCGACTACGACTACATCATCATCGGCTCCGGCTTCGGCGGGTCGGTGGCGGCGCTGCGGCTGGCTGAAAAGGGCTACCAAGTTCTGGTGATCGAGAAAGGCAAATGGCTGACGGCGAAGGATTTTCCCACGACCAATTGGAATTTGAAAAAATGGCTGTGGCTGCCGGCGCTGCGATTTTTCGGATTGTTCAAGCTCACGTATTTTCGCCACGTGGCGATTTTGTCGGGCGTCGGGGTGGGCGGCGGCTCGCTGGTTTATGCCAACACGCTGCCGGTACCCACATCAAAATTCTTCCAAGCCCCGAGCTGGGCGCATCTGGCGGATTGGGAAAAGGAGTTGCAGCCGTTTTATCAAACCGCGCTCAAGATGCTCGGCGCGGCGCCCAGCCCACGCCTGGAAATCGGCGACCGGGCGCTGCTACAGTTGGCGCGAGAAATCGGCAAGAAAGAACATTTCAGCGCGACGACGGTCGGGGTCTATTTTGGCGAACCGGGCGTTACGGTGCCGGATCCTTATTTCAACGGCAAAGGGCCGGCGCGCACCGGCTGCATTTTCTGCGGCGGCTGCATGTTGGGTTGCCGCCATAACGCCAAAAACACGCTCGACAAAAATTATTTGTATTTTGCCCAACAAAACGGCGCAAAAATACAGGCCGAGGCCGAAGTTTACGACGTTGCGCCGCGGGATCAAAGCAATGGCGCCGCAGGTTATCGCATCAAATGGAAATCATCGACCTCACTTTTTTTTAAAAAAAGAGGCGAATATGTCTGCCGCGGGGTCGTCTTTGCCGCCGGCGTGCTCGGAACAGTCAAACTGCTTTTGAAATTGCGGCAAACTTCTCTGCCCCGGCTCTCCGGCAAGGTTGGTGCCGGCATCCGCACCAACTCGGAAAGTCTCATCGGCGTGACGGCGCTTGACAAAAATAAAATTTTCTCGGAGGGCATTGCCATTGGCTCCATTCTCCACACCGATGAGCACAGCCATCTCGAACCGGTGCGCTATTCCGCCGGCTCCGGTTTTTGGAGAATTTTCATGTCGCCGCTGGCGTACGGCAGCAATTTTTTAACAAGAATGGCAAAAGTCGCTGCCGATTTGATCAAACATCCGGTTCAGAATCTGAAGGCGTTTTGTGTCGATGACTGGTCGAAGCGGTCGCAAATTTTGCTGTTTATGCAAACGCTTGACAGCACGCTGCGATTCTCGCGCGGGCTGTTCGGAATGAAATCGAGCCTGGAAAATGGGAAAGCGCCGACGGCGTTCATTCCGCAGGCCCAAACCCTGGCCGAGCGCTATGCCAAAATCGTCAATGGCAAACCCACGGCGCTGTCAACGGAAACGCTGCTGGGCATTCCGACGACGGCGCACATTTTAGGCGGCGCGGTGATGGGCCGGGACGAATCCGAAGGCGTGATCGATAAGGACAATCGCGTTTTCGGCTACGAAAACATGTATGTCTGCGACGGCGCCATGATTTCCGCCAATCCGGGCGTCAATCCTTCGTTGACGATTATGGCCCTCACGGAACGGGCGATGAGCAAAATTCCGCCGCGGCACGCCAACAATGTTTCGCAAGGGTCCTGA
- a CDS encoding phasin family protein gives MTTANETHNQNAEEKGTLEILQEGISKTAREIWLAGLGVFATIDKEGTKMFNKFVERGREIAEADKTGKSNGEPAATFISEKKDQLAHEIYSKLESAAGYVRRKISEISEPAPEAPQDEIKALTAKVDQLTAAVAALVQKMDDGAGAGSKKAAL, from the coding sequence ATGACCACCGCAAATGAAACTCACAATCAAAACGCCGAAGAAAAAGGCACGCTGGAAATTTTGCAAGAGGGCATAAGCAAAACCGCCCGCGAAATTTGGCTGGCGGGTTTGGGCGTGTTTGCCACGATCGACAAGGAAGGCACGAAGATGTTCAACAAATTTGTTGAGCGCGGCCGCGAAATCGCCGAAGCCGACAAAACTGGAAAATCCAACGGCGAGCCGGCGGCCACATTCATCAGCGAGAAAAAAGACCAGCTCGCGCACGAAATTTATTCGAAGCTGGAAAGCGCGGCCGGCTACGTTCGTCGCAAGATCAGCGAAATTTCCGAGCCGGCGCCCGAGGCGCCGCAGGATGAAATCAAGGCCTTGACCGCGAAAGTCGATCAATTGACCGCGGCTGTAGCGGCGCTGGTGCAGAAAATGGACGACGGCGCCGGGGCCGGCAGCAAAAAAGCGGCGCTCTGA
- a CDS encoding DUF3800 domain-containing protein: MYYLYLDESGDLGHYVDSPGSPRYFVITVLEVSSDKDRKAFEKAVERTIKNKLHTKHSRLAGRIKELKGASTELAIKKYFYRHVREIPFCVYAIILDKTRFGNHLQFSQHRLYRFITHLVLKELSLEWVSTRVNFVLDGRTRGASVQEFNKSLRLQLEERIPPQIPLFIDHRDSSATRLLQAVDLFAWGIFRKNEVGDTSWYDLFREKLKLERTYPDK; this comes from the coding sequence ATGTATTACCTTTACCTTGACGAATCAGGCGATCTCGGCCATTATGTCGATAGTCCAGGGTCACCACGATACTTTGTCATTACTGTCTTGGAAGTGTCGAGCGACAAAGATAGGAAGGCGTTTGAGAAAGCCGTGGAACGAACGATTAAGAACAAACTGCACACAAAGCACTCAAGGCTAGCCGGAAGGATTAAAGAACTCAAGGGTGCAAGCACCGAACTCGCCATTAAAAAATATTTTTATCGACATGTGCGGGAGATTCCTTTTTGTGTCTACGCGATCATTCTCGATAAAACTCGATTTGGTAACCACCTGCAGTTTAGCCAACACCGCCTTTACCGGTTTATTACTCATTTGGTGTTAAAAGAACTCTCACTGGAGTGGGTTTCGACAAGGGTAAACTTTGTTTTGGATGGACGCACGAGGGGAGCTTCAGTGCAAGAGTTTAATAAGTCGTTGCGTTTGCAATTAGAAGAACGGATTCCACCCCAGATTCCGCTCTTCATTGATCACAGGGATTCAAGCGCGACGCGACTTTTGCAAGCAGTTGATCTCTTCGCTTGGGGTATTTTCCGGAAGAACGAGGTTGGAGATACGTCGTGGTATGATCTATTTCGAGAAAAACTAAAATTGGAGCGCACCTATCCAGACAAATAA
- a CDS encoding FecR domain-containing protein: MTIGKNVIALLADESFQRWLNGTASEAENVYWREWLQAHPNRVALHDEARQLWQAGQFRPAALPQVEAEWQSLRQRLSSPASKSVSSRSLKTREVFPRWLRYGAMAAAAVLLLALLGRHLLAPGQPDWQTVSTTSGERKNLHLAEGTTIILNANSTLRYPKARLQETPRRAELSGEAYFDVESQSGRQRDFVVQTVDGTVQVVGTRFAVYERGSGTRVAVEAGKVAVANATTTAAVMLEAGQFIQFYKNDPELAPPRRGIALDFYLTWWQDHFKLADTPFDDIARRLEETYGVRVQVREPGLRQRKLSGAIENGDLDVIIAALAKALGTRGRRDGELVVFGSQ; this comes from the coding sequence ATGACGATCGGAAAGAATGTGATTGCCTTGTTGGCCGATGAATCTTTTCAGCGCTGGCTGAACGGAACGGCATCGGAAGCAGAAAACGTGTACTGGCGCGAATGGTTGCAGGCTCATCCCAATCGCGTCGCGCTCCATGACGAGGCCCGCCAATTGTGGCAGGCGGGACAATTTCGTCCGGCGGCTTTGCCGCAGGTGGAAGCGGAGTGGCAAAGCTTGCGGCAACGCTTAAGCTCGCCCGCGTCAAAATCCGTTTCCAGTCGAAGCTTGAAAACACGAGAAGTTTTTCCGAGGTGGCTGCGCTACGGCGCCATGGCCGCCGCCGCGGTTTTATTGCTGGCGCTGCTGGGGCGGCATCTGCTGGCGCCCGGCCAACCCGATTGGCAAACGGTTTCCACAACCAGTGGCGAGCGCAAAAATTTGCACTTGGCGGAGGGTACGACGATTATTTTAAATGCCAATTCAACTTTACGCTATCCGAAAGCTCGGCTGCAGGAGACGCCACGACGCGCGGAATTAAGCGGTGAAGCGTATTTCGATGTCGAATCGCAGAGCGGCCGGCAACGCGATTTTGTTGTACAAACGGTGGATGGAACCGTGCAAGTGGTGGGCACCCGTTTTGCCGTCTATGAACGCGGCAGCGGTACACGTGTGGCGGTCGAAGCCGGCAAGGTTGCGGTGGCGAATGCGACGACCACGGCAGCGGTTATGTTGGAGGCCGGGCAGTTCATACAATTTTATAAAAATGATCCGGAGTTGGCGCCGCCCCGGCGCGGCATCGCGCTCGATTTTTACCTCACCTGGTGGCAGGATCATTTTAAATTGGCCGACACGCCTTTTGACGACATCGCCCGCCGCTTGGAAGAAACCTACGGCGTGCGCGTGCAAGTGCGCGAGCCGGGCTTGCGCCAGCGCAAATTATCCGGCGCGATTGAGAACGGTGATCTCGACGTGATCATTGCGGCGCTGGCCAAAGCTTTGGGCACGCGCGGACGCCGTGACGGCGAGCTGGTGGTGTTTGGCAGCCAATGA
- a CDS encoding sigma-70 family RNA polymerase sigma factor: MIAEEKRESNLKDRLFWERMRKGDQEALAALFRRHYAMLYDYGMKLARQEEQVKDSIQEMFAYLWEKRQKLSPANSVRAYLLASLRRDLLKALAQQNKRQASQEEFDRQQEQEIFSSEDLLILQESGIAERLALKQALQTIPPRLREALYLKTFSGLPYRDIAAIMKISPQVARNYVAEAFQRLRRILRPAARQKIFKKSEKDA, encoded by the coding sequence ATGATAGCTGAAGAAAAGCGCGAGTCTAATCTGAAAGACCGGCTTTTTTGGGAACGGATGCGGAAAGGGGACCAGGAGGCGCTCGCAGCTCTTTTCCGCCGGCATTATGCCATGCTCTACGATTATGGCATGAAGCTGGCACGCCAGGAAGAGCAGGTCAAAGACAGCATTCAAGAAATGTTTGCCTATCTTTGGGAAAAGCGGCAGAAGCTTTCACCGGCCAATTCGGTGCGCGCCTATTTGCTCGCCAGTTTGCGGCGGGATCTGCTCAAGGCCTTGGCGCAGCAAAACAAACGGCAAGCCTCGCAGGAGGAATTTGACCGGCAGCAGGAGCAGGAAATTTTCTCATCTGAAGATTTGCTGATTCTGCAAGAAAGCGGAATCGCTGAGCGCCTGGCGCTGAAGCAAGCCCTGCAAACGATTCCTCCGCGTCTGCGTGAAGCGCTTTATCTGAAAACTTTTAGCGGCCTGCCATACCGCGACATCGCAGCGATTATGAAAATTTCGCCGCAAGTGGCGCGGAATTATGTCGCCGAGGCGTTCCAGCGTTTGCGCCGCATTCTTCGGCCTGCCGCCAGACAAAAAATTTTCAAAAAATCAGAAAAAGACGCATGA
- a CDS encoding TonB-dependent receptor, protein MRGLISLALGGAMGLLAATGTSQTPNPSNAASPCSHHVTPQKVPLREALAVLAEEYGVYFLYEDSLIGGRTAPALAALSRDLAHDLDHILGDSPLRYEKVGSRTIVITPAKIPRARTGTIKGRINSENGEALAFAQVLIENTRLGAVANAEGEYCISHAPVGAQTLQARVIGHRSQKARVIVTANETVQQDFALAPDILSMQEVVVTGTRNPQTKLESSVAISTVNAAQMSERAPRSTADLLQLIPGFYVESSGGEAGNNLFARGLPADGSFRYVTIHEDGLPVFEAPELSFVNIDELVRVDETIGVIEAVRGSTGSIFASNAPAGIINFISKTGELAPGGTITARLGDHGLFRMDLNWGGPLAKNWRFNVGGFFRYDQGVRDPGFAANRGGQIKANLTRLLRNGYARLHAKFLDDRNIFYLPIPLQNPDAPKGLSGFDPNYGTLTTADVGFIKVPGPNGNFHEFDLRDGVHPVVHALGGEIFLQLGDGWTLKNSGRAMAADLQYNAIFSVYNPTTAVIFAQEKMRHIAGAAGFRYRFTHFPNEVFNPTNANGNGLVVESGWWAVTKPLKNFTNHLQLTKQWAQHALTGGLYVSGYSVKEFWYWQNILLEVRDRPRALDLMLTDADGNDLVSVTQNGFTQFGTAYVNSINNGLVAAYYLNDEWRVSQALRLDGGFRYEHNTLSGRRENHDRFNLGNAKTLADDNVIYGNGTFRPYDFSYNQFAFSLGGNYRLGAGLALYGRGSRGFRMPDFDQFRAVNENEDAVLDKGRAEHVRQFEGGIKLSTPRFALFGALFFAGLNHLPFDDEVVDPATGQLKTERRFANSTTLGMELEATYAAANGWGFDLITTLQNPRLRDFTFTVGGAAKNFDGNRVRRIPQVLVDFRPFFKMAGLRLFSNLHYVGARFADDANEVPLPDYLEMNAGASYSFPRLTLSLHAANLTNTIGLTEGNPRVGQVVGVKQDIYLARPILGRSVVVSASYAF, encoded by the coding sequence ATGCGAGGCTTGATCAGCTTGGCGCTCGGCGGCGCCATGGGTTTGCTTGCCGCCACTGGCACGAGCCAAACGCCAAATCCCTCCAATGCCGCCTCACCATGCTCCCACCACGTCACACCGCAAAAAGTGCCGCTGCGCGAAGCCCTGGCAGTTTTAGCCGAGGAATACGGCGTTTATTTTTTATACGAAGACTCGTTGATCGGCGGCAGAACCGCGCCGGCTCTGGCGGCGCTTTCGCGCGACTTGGCGCATGATCTCGACCATATTTTGGGGGACAGCCCGCTGCGTTATGAAAAAGTCGGCAGCCGGACGATCGTCATCACGCCGGCGAAAATTCCCCGTGCCAGAACCGGCACGATTAAAGGAAGGATCAACAGCGAAAACGGCGAGGCGCTTGCCTTTGCGCAGGTGCTGATTGAAAACACGCGGCTCGGCGCGGTGGCAAATGCCGAAGGCGAATATTGTATTTCGCATGCACCGGTGGGCGCGCAAACGCTGCAGGCGCGCGTCATCGGCCATCGCTCGCAAAAAGCGCGCGTCATCGTGACGGCGAATGAAACGGTGCAGCAAGATTTTGCGCTGGCGCCCGACATTTTGAGCATGCAGGAAGTCGTGGTCACCGGCACGCGCAATCCGCAAACCAAGTTGGAATCCAGCGTGGCGATCAGCACGGTGAACGCGGCACAAATGAGTGAGCGCGCGCCGCGCAGCACCGCGGATTTGCTGCAGCTCATCCCTGGTTTTTATGTCGAAAGCTCCGGCGGCGAAGCCGGCAACAATTTGTTCGCGCGCGGCCTTCCGGCCGACGGCAGCTTTCGCTACGTGACGATTCACGAAGACGGCTTGCCGGTTTTTGAAGCGCCGGAGCTGTCATTCGTGAACATCGACGAATTGGTGCGCGTCGATGAAACCATCGGCGTGATTGAAGCGGTGCGCGGCAGCACCGGCTCGATTTTCGCGAGCAACGCGCCCGCCGGCATCATCAATTTCATCAGCAAGACCGGCGAGCTGGCGCCTGGGGGCACGATCACCGCCAGGCTCGGCGATCACGGGCTGTTCCGCATGGATCTTAACTGGGGCGGGCCGTTGGCGAAAAATTGGCGCTTCAACGTCGGCGGATTTTTTCGCTATGATCAGGGTGTGCGCGACCCCGGCTTTGCGGCCAACCGCGGCGGCCAGATCAAAGCCAATCTCACGCGCCTGTTGCGCAACGGCTATGCCCGGCTGCATGCAAAATTTTTGGATGACCGCAATATTTTTTATCTCCCCATTCCCCTGCAAAATCCCGATGCGCCCAAAGGGCTGTCGGGCTTCGATCCGAATTACGGGACACTGACCACGGCGGACGTCGGTTTCATTAAAGTGCCGGGGCCGAATGGTAACTTTCACGAATTTGATTTGCGCGACGGCGTGCACCCGGTCGTGCACGCGCTGGGTGGGGAAATTTTTTTGCAGCTCGGCGACGGCTGGACGCTGAAAAATTCCGGCCGCGCGATGGCCGCCGATCTGCAATACAACGCCATTTTCTCCGTTTATAACCCCACCACCGCGGTCATTTTTGCGCAAGAGAAGATGCGGCATATTGCCGGTGCCGCGGGTTTTCGTTATCGCTTCACGCACTTTCCCAATGAGGTTTTTAACCCGACCAACGCCAACGGCAACGGTCTGGTGGTGGAAAGCGGCTGGTGGGCGGTGACCAAGCCGCTCAAAAACTTTACCAATCATCTGCAGCTCACCAAGCAGTGGGCGCAGCACGCGCTCACCGGCGGCCTGTATGTCAGCGGTTATTCCGTCAAGGAATTTTGGTACTGGCAAAATATTTTGCTGGAAGTGCGCGATCGACCGCGCGCGCTGGATTTGATGTTGACCGACGCCGACGGCAATGATCTCGTCAGCGTGACGCAGAACGGCTTCACGCAATTCGGCACGGCTTATGTCAATTCAATCAATAACGGCTTGGTGGCCGCCTATTATTTGAATGACGAATGGCGGGTGAGCCAGGCGCTGCGTCTGGACGGCGGCTTTCGCTATGAGCACAACACGCTCAGCGGCCGGCGGGAAAATCACGACCGTTTCAATCTCGGCAACGCCAAAACACTGGCGGATGACAACGTGATTTACGGCAACGGCACTTTTCGGCCGTATGATTTTTCTTACAACCAGTTTGCCTTTTCGCTGGGCGGCAATTATCGTCTCGGCGCCGGCCTCGCTTTGTACGGCCGTGGCAGCAGGGGTTTTCGCATGCCGGATTTCGACCAGTTCCGTGCCGTAAATGAAAATGAAGACGCGGTATTGGACAAAGGCCGGGCCGAGCACGTGCGGCAATTCGAGGGCGGCATCAAGCTGTCGACGCCGCGGTTTGCGCTTTTCGGCGCCCTGTTCTTTGCCGGATTGAATCATCTGCCGTTCGACGACGAGGTGGTTGATCCGGCGACCGGGCAATTGAAAACCGAACGGCGTTTTGCGAACAGCACGACGCTGGGAATGGAATTGGAGGCGACGTACGCGGCGGCCAACGGCTGGGGGTTTGATTTGATTACGACGCTGCAAAATCCGCGGCTGCGCGATTTCACCTTCACCGTCGGCGGCGCGGCAAAAAATTTTGACGGGAATCGCGTGCGCCGCATTCCACAGGTGCTGGTGGATTTCAGGCCGTTTTTTAAAATGGCAGGGTTGCGACTGTTCAGCAATCTTCACTATGTTGGCGCGCGCTTCGCCGACGATGCCAACGAAGTGCCGCTGCCGGACTATCTCGAAATGAACGCCGGCGCCTCGTACAGCTTTCCTCGCCTCACGCTGTCGCTGCATGCGGCGAATCTCACCAACACCATCGGATTGACCGAGGGGAATCCTCGCGTCGGGCAAGTCGTCGGCGTGAAGCAGGATATTTATCTGGCGCGGCCGATTCTGGGAAGATCGGTGGTTGTTTCAGCGAGTTATGCTTTTTAA